The Trachemys scripta elegans isolate TJP31775 chromosome 21, CAS_Tse_1.0, whole genome shotgun sequence genome has a segment encoding these proteins:
- the LOC117868605 gene encoding CUB and sushi domain-containing protein 1-like, whose protein sequence is MGGCKGKHKELKRSQCGNGSCCWLGYKSFCRVNCGRPEADFNSMVYGNDWWVGSVVRYGCRPGFLLVGDPASACQSDGHWTPKPTCLRICLRGRIEINERDIDGSCSSTCTDKAHLGAFLNHGCIKISNCVTKQWGWTRWFARCDFCECDCYIPCSSSG, encoded by the exons ATGGGGGGCTGCAAAGGGAAACACAAGGAGCTGAAGAGGAGCCAGTGTGGGAACGGCAGCTGCTGCTGGTTGGGATACAAATCCTTCTGTCGAG TGAACTGCGGGCGGCCAGAGGCAGACTTCAATTCCATGGTCTACGGCAACGACTGGTGGGTGGGCTCTGTGGTGCGCTACGGCTGCCGGCCCGGCTTCCTGCTGGTGGGGGACCCGGCCAGTGCTTGCCAGTCCGATGGCCACTGGACACCTAAACCCACCTGCCTCC ggATATGCCTGCGGGGCCGGATTGAGATTAACGAGCGGGACATCGATGGCAGCTGCTCCTCCACTTGCACGGACAAGGCTCACCTCGGGGCCTTCCTCAACCACGGCTGCATCAAGATCTCCAACTGCGTCACCAAGCAGTGGGGCTGGACCCGCTGGTTCGCGCGCTGCGACTTCTGCGAGTGTGACTGCTACATCCCCTGCT CTTCCTCCGGGTAG
- the HINFP gene encoding histone H4 transcription factor: MPPGKAGNKDKLVLQCEWEMCTYVASKMEEFCDHVSEHLQLHLRGEHRDEMNPLEEYTCLWQECGFCSPESSADLVRHVYFHCYHTKLKQWGLQALQSQSDVSHCQLDFQSRNIIPEIQENFLCLWEYCERSFDNPEWFYRHVEDHSFCSEYKAAGKENHVVFCGWKECDCTFKGRCKLREHLRSHTQEKVVACPTCGGMFSNNTKFFDHIRRQTALDQQRFQCSHCSKRFATERLLRDHMRNHVNHYKCPLCDMTCPLPSSLRNHIRFRHSEERPFKCDYCDYSCKNLIDLRKHLDTHSKEPAYRCEFEACSFTARSLCSIKLHYRKVHEGDSEPRYKCHICDKCFTRGNNLTVHLRKKHQFKWPSGHPRFRYKEHEDGYMRLQLVRYESVELTEQLLKDREKQGELLDGTAECVVLTEGEGNLQGIILEPPAEASLEEANDLESQVAPLPPPVYAAANPDPAPQSPFPRAEASPDQEPSAPLGPIIRVVNRTNEHGENETVYYVMANAPSEEQAVVPGGLAVEPEENVMDRLQKTAEELGIQIM, translated from the exons ATGCCTCCTGGAAAAGCCGGCAATAAAGACAAGTTGGTGCTGCAGTGTGAATGGGAGATGTGCACCTATGTGGCCTCTAAGATGGAGGAGTTTTGTGATCACGTGTCGGAGCATTTGCAGCTGCATCTTCGTGGGGAACATAGGGATGAGATGAACCCTCTTG AAGAATACACTTGTCTGTGGCAGGAATGTGGCTTCTGCTCCCCAGAGAGCTCAGCAGACCTGGTCCGCCATGTTTACTTCCACTGTTACCACACTAAGCTGaagcagtgggggctgcaggctTTGCAGAGCCAGTCAGATGTGAGCCACTGTCAACTGGACTTCCAGAGCCGCAACATCATCCCTGAGATCCAGGAAAACTTCTTGTGTCTGTGGGAGTACTGTGAG AGATCTTTTGATAACCCTGAATGGTTCTACCGGCATGTGGAGGATCACAGCTTCTGTTCAGAATACAAGGCAGCTGGGAAGGAGAACCATGTGGTCTTTTGTGGCTGGAAAg AGTGCGACTGCACCTTCAAAGGGCGCTGTAAGCTGCGGGAACACCTGCGCAGCCACACGCAGGAGAAGGTAGTGGCCTGTCCTACCTGTGGCGGGATGTTCTCCAACAACACCAAGTTCTTTGACCACATCCGCCGGCAGACCGCCCTGGATC AGCAGAGGTTTCAGTGCTCCCACTGCTCCAAGAGGTTTGCTACCGAGAGGCTGCTGCGTGATCACATGAGGAACCATG TAAACCACTACAAGTGCCCCTTGTGCGACATGACCTGCCCGCTGCCCTCCTCCCTGCGCAACCACATCCGCTTCCGGCACAGCGAGGAGCGGCCCTTCAAGTGTGACTACTGTGACTACAG CTGTAAAAATCTCATTGATTTGAGGAAGCACCTGGACACTCACAGCAAAGAGCCAGCCTATCGCTGCGAGTTCGAAGCCTGCAGCTTCACTGCGCGCTCCCTCTGCTCCATCAAACTGCACTACAGGAAAGTCCATGAG GGTGATTCGGAACCCCGGTACAAGTGCCACATCTGTGACAAGTGCTTCACGCGTGGGAACAACCTCACCGTGCACCTAAGGAAGAAACACCAGTTTAAGTGGCCCTCGGGCCATCCTCGCTTCAG GTACAAGGAACACGAGGACGGCTACATGCGGCTGCAGCTAGTTCGCTATGAAAGTGTGGAGCTGACTGAGCAGCTGCTGAAGGACCGGGAGAAACAGGGCGAGTTGCTGGATGGCACAGCGGAGTGCGTGGTGCTGACAGAGGGTGAGGGCAACTTGCAAGGGATCATCCTGGAGCCACCGGCAGAGGCCTCCCTGGAGGAAGCCAATGACCTGGAATCGCAGGTGGCCCCACTGCCACCACCGGTCTATGCTGCTGCCAACCCTGACCCAGCTCCGCAAAGCCCCTTCCCGAGAGCTGAGGCCTCGCCAGACCAAGAGCCCAGCGCCCCGCTCGGCCCCATCATCCGTGTGGTGAACAGGACCAACGAGCATGGGGAGAACGAGACTGTGTACTACGTCATGGCCAATGCACCTTCGGAGGAGCAGGCGGTGGTGCCCGGCGGCCTGGCCGTGGAGCCGGAGGAGAACGTCATGGACCGCCTACAGAAGACAGCTGAGGAACTGGGGATACAGATTATGTGA